A segment of the Cohnella algarum genome:
TCGCATGGGCGGGAGGCGGGAGCAGCAGAACAGCGTTGGATACGACGCGGAAAGAATCATTTTTCACGCCCGTTTAAGGGAATTTTAAAGGCCGCCTAACGAAAGCCGGCTACGCTGTTTTTTGCAGGGCATACTACACGGAAAGGCGGGAGCATCGGATGACAAAGACGATCGATGGCGTTTAGCCTCACGTCCATGCGTTTTTGGCGCATGATCGCTTGCTCATTCTGATCCATTCGTTTCCGTTTCCGGTTAGTCGCGTTGCAGCCTATAAGTTGGCGAAGCCCGTCCTTTTCCGCGGAGAGGGGCGGGTTCGCTTTCGTTTCGAGCCTTTTTCAAACGCTCCATCTACAGCGGCTTACTGGGGTATGCTGCGGGCGAAATGCCAGCGATGGTGCCGTTTCCCAGCATTTCCTGAGACGAGGGCATTTGCCTTGACAGCCTTTTATGCCTCTGCTAAGATTGCCTATAATCAATCGGAGAACAACCGGTTACCGGAACCGAATAGAGGGGGAAAATTCTCGTGTGGCAAAACAAATTCGCCAAGGAAGGCCTTACGTTCGACGACGTACTGCTCGTTCCGCGCAAGTCTTCTACTCTGCCGAGGGACGTGGACGTGTCGACAACGCTGAGCGCTTCGGTGAAGCTGAATATTCCGCTGATCAGCGCCGGAATGGATACCGTCACGGAATCGGCCTTGGCGATTGCCATTGCCCGTGAAGGCGGCATCGGCATCATTCACAAGAACATGTCCGTGGCGCAGCAAGCGGAAGAAGTCGACCGGGTGAAACGCTCCGAGAGCGGCGTTATTACGAATCCTTTTTCATTGACTCCGGACCATCATGTGTACGACGCCGAAGAGCTGATGGGCAAGTACCGCATTTCCGGCGTGCCGATCGTGGACAAGGACGGCAAGCTGGAAGGGATCATCACGAATCGCGATTTACGTTTCGTCCATGACTACTCCATCAAAGTCAGCGAAGTGATGACGAAGGAAAACCTGGTCACCGCGCCGGTCGGCACGACGCTGCAGGAAGCCGAAGTGATCCTTCAACAGCATAAAATCGAGAAACTTCCCCTCGTCGACGAAAACAACACGCTGAAAGGCCTCATCACCATTAAAGATATCGAAAAAGCGATCCAGTTCCCGAACGCGGCAAAGGATCAGCACGGACGTCTGCTCGTGGGTGCGGCCGTCGGCGTATCCAAGGATACGTTCGAACGCGCGGAAGCGCTGGTGAAGGCGGGCGTCGACATGCTCGTCGTCGATTCCGCCCACGGCCATCACATCAACATCGTCGAAATGGTCCGCCAGCTTCGCGACCGGTATCCGGATCTGACGATCGTTGCGGGCAACGTGGCGACGGGCGAAGCGACACGCGACCTGATCGAAGCCGGCGCGTCGATCGTCAAAGTCGGCATCGGCCCGGGCTCCATCTGTACGACGCGGATAATCGCCGGCATCGGGGTTCCGCAAATTACGGCCATCTACGATTGCGCTACGGTGGCACGGGAGTACAATGTGCCGATTATCGCGGACGGCGGGATCAAATATTCCGGCGAGATCACGAAAGCGATCGCCGCCGGCGCCAGCGCCGTCATGCTCGGCAGCTTGTTCGCCGGCACGGAGGAAAGCCCGGGCGAAGCCGAAATTTATCAAGGCCGCCGGTACAAGTCCTATCGCGGCATGGGTTCGATCGGCGCGATGAAGGAAGGCAGCAAGGACCGCTACTTCCAGGAAGACGATTCGAAGCTCGTTCCGGAAGGAATCGAAGGCCGAATTCCGTACAAAGGACCGCTCAAGGACACGATTCATCAGCTGATTGGCGGTTTGCGCTCCGGCATGGGCTACTGCGGAACCGAAACGATCGAGCAATTGAAGAACGACACGTATTTCGTCCGCATTACGGGGGCAGGGCTGCGCGAAAGCCATCCGCACGACGTCCAAATTACGAAAGAAGCCCCGAACTATTCGCTGTGACGTTATCCGGAGGATGAGACTTCGGTCTCAGCCGGCAATTTTGGTTTTGAGCCGCAGAAGAGGATTCCTTTCGCTGCGGCTTTTTCGTTTGGCTGCGGTATGCTACAATAGCAGACGGAACGCAGACGCTTTTTTGACACCATCGAACAAAATAAAAGGAGAGAACGCGCTTTGAATCGTCCTCACCCCTTGTCGCTACGTCCGTCTCTTTCGATTACGAGGTTTATTGCTATAATCGTTCTTCTATCATTCGTCTCAGCGACTCTATTTGCGGGCGCAGCCAAAGCGGAAACCGATGCGGCTGGACTGCAGCTGTCGGCTCATTCCGCCATTCTGATCGACGCGGACTCCGGACAAGTCCTGTACGAGAAAGACTCGGACACCGCCTACGCCCCGGCCAGCATGTCGAAAATGATGACCGAATATCTCGTATTCAAAGCCGTGGAAGAAGGCAAACTGAGCTGGGATCAAACGATCACCGTCACGGAGAATGCCGCCAGCCAGGTCGGAAGCCGTATTTTCTTGGCGGTTGGAGATAAACATACGGTAGAACAATTGTATATCGCGATGGCGGTCGGCTCCGCGAACGATGCGTCCGTCCAACTCGCGGAAGCGGTAGCGGGTTCGGAAGAAGCGTTCGCCAAGCTGATGAACGAAACGGCGGCCGAGCTCGGCATGACCAATTCGCATTTCATTAACGCGACCGGTCTCGATCGGGCCGATATGCCGGAAAAGTACCGCCCGACGTCCATCGAAGGCGAGACGATGATGTCCGCCCGTGACGCGGCGACGCTCGCGTACCACATTATTAAGGAAGATCCGAAGTTTCTGGAATACTCCAAAATTCAAACGTACCAATTCCGCGAACGGGATACGGATCCGATCGTCAACTATAACTGGATGCTCGAATCGAACAAAGACGTGCCCTCGTTCAGAAAGTTCGCCTATGAAGGCGTAGACGGCCTGAAAACGGGCCACACATCCTCGGCGGGCAATTGCTTTACCGGCACCGCCCTGCGGGACGGCACGCGCCTGATTGCCGTCGTGATGGGCGTGGAAGGCTCGAGCACCGACGGCAAGCGGTTTTTGGAAACGGCGACGCTGTTCGATTACGGCTTCAACAATTTCGAGAAAAAGACGGTCATCGACGCGAAAACGGCCGTGCCGGAGCACGAGACCCTTCCCGTCAAAAAAGGCGTAAGCAAAAAGCTTGACGTCGTCACGGCGACGGATCTGACGATTCTCGTCAAGAAGGGCGAAACGATCGAGCCGACCGTCACTGAAGTGAAAAGCACGGTCGATCCGATCACCGCGCCGGTCAAGCAAGGCGACAAAGTGGGCACCGTAACGTATACGTACAAAGACCCCGCGACGCAAGCGGACAAGTCCGCGACGATCGACCTGGTGGCCACCGAAGACGTCAAAAAAGCAAGCTGGTGGCGCTTGATGTTCCGGGCGATCGGGGAGTTTTTCGCCGGGCTGTTCAAGGGAATCGTCAATTTGTTCTGAAGACGGGATTAATTCCGACCGGGTGGGTTGTCTATTCGCGATCCATCCTGTAAAATCTATGGTTAGAATGCTCAGGAGGCGTGTAAAATGGAAACCGGTACTTCGAGAGTTAAACGCGGCATGGCCGAAATGCAAAAAGGCGGCGTCATCATGGACGTCATGAGCGCCGAGCAGGCGAAAGTGGCCGAAGCGGCGGGAGCAACGGCCGTTATGGCGCTGGAAAGAGTGCCTTCCGATATTCGCGCGGCAGGCGGCGTCGCGCGCATGGCGGACCCGACGATCGTGGAAGAAGTCATGAAAGTGGTCAGCATTCCGGTTATGGCCAAAGCCCGGATCGGCCACTACGTGGA
Coding sequences within it:
- the guaB gene encoding IMP dehydrogenase; its protein translation is MWQNKFAKEGLTFDDVLLVPRKSSTLPRDVDVSTTLSASVKLNIPLISAGMDTVTESALAIAIAREGGIGIIHKNMSVAQQAEEVDRVKRSESGVITNPFSLTPDHHVYDAEELMGKYRISGVPIVDKDGKLEGIITNRDLRFVHDYSIKVSEVMTKENLVTAPVGTTLQEAEVILQQHKIEKLPLVDENNTLKGLITIKDIEKAIQFPNAAKDQHGRLLVGAAVGVSKDTFERAEALVKAGVDMLVVDSAHGHHINIVEMVRQLRDRYPDLTIVAGNVATGEATRDLIEAGASIVKVGIGPGSICTTRIIAGIGVPQITAIYDCATVAREYNVPIIADGGIKYSGEITKAIAAGASAVMLGSLFAGTEESPGEAEIYQGRRYKSYRGMGSIGAMKEGSKDRYFQEDDSKLVPEGIEGRIPYKGPLKDTIHQLIGGLRSGMGYCGTETIEQLKNDTYFVRITGAGLRESHPHDVQITKEAPNYSL
- a CDS encoding D-alanyl-D-alanine carboxypeptidase family protein; amino-acid sequence: MNRPHPLSLRPSLSITRFIAIIVLLSFVSATLFAGAAKAETDAAGLQLSAHSAILIDADSGQVLYEKDSDTAYAPASMSKMMTEYLVFKAVEEGKLSWDQTITVTENAASQVGSRIFLAVGDKHTVEQLYIAMAVGSANDASVQLAEAVAGSEEAFAKLMNETAAELGMTNSHFINATGLDRADMPEKYRPTSIEGETMMSARDAATLAYHIIKEDPKFLEYSKIQTYQFRERDTDPIVNYNWMLESNKDVPSFRKFAYEGVDGLKTGHTSSAGNCFTGTALRDGTRLIAVVMGVEGSSTDGKRFLETATLFDYGFNNFEKKTVIDAKTAVPEHETLPVKKGVSKKLDVVTATDLTILVKKGETIEPTVTEVKSTVDPITAPVKQGDKVGTVTYTYKDPATQADKSATIDLVATEDVKKASWWRLMFRAIGEFFAGLFKGIVNLF